A section of the Pochonia chlamydosporia 170 chromosome 2, whole genome shotgun sequence genome encodes:
- a CDS encoding C6 transcription factor (similar to Metarhizium acridum CQMa 102 XP_007814461.1), with amino-acid sequence MNSIRRLAIRFSPSQLNQRAALSPPIQSVTFVVIMMRSAYQRLLPSTARSKDPSPQSTDSDKGKSLLSTCSVNPVACEQCRRKKAKCEGQRPIRHRCFRNRTECHYDVDVGESRYSALKKRYTTLDKEAKQLRTEVHQLRRPFGCVQATSENEEYEVFMHIRSGDDGNQIDEHRSYNHNNGIEAEKDKISPTSTDGSDKPDIESINTPVIMVPAYPWTVVAGDDVVSKLISQYFTFDYLYVFPPILRSKFVHEMTVGEPNAATCCSPLLVNAICAQQYWIIWVPYHHEIWLSGS; translated from the exons ATGAACTCCATTCGCCGGCTTGCAATCCGTTTCTCCCCTTCTCAACTAAACCAGCGTGCGGCCCTCTCGCCGCCTATCCAATCAGTCACTTTTGTTGTTATCATGATGAGATCCGCATATCAACGATTGCTACCAAGCACAGCTCGATCTAAGGATCCCAGCCCGCAGTCGACTGACTCTGACAAAGGTAAATCGTTGCTTTCTACGTGCTCCGTAAACCCTGTAGCCTGCGAGCAGTGTCGCCGGAAGAAGGCAAAA TGCGAAGGTCAGAGACCGATCCGTCATCGATGCTTCCGGAACCGTACCGAGTGCCACTACGATGTAGACGTGGGCGAATCTCGTTATTcggcattgaagaagaggtaCACCACATTGGATAAGGAGGCTAAACAGTTAAGGACAGAAGTCCATCAACTAAGAAGACCCTTCGGGTGTGTTCAAGCCACATCCGAAAACGAAGAGTACGAGGTTTTCATGCACATTCGATCAGGTGACGACGGCAACCAAATCGATGAACATCGTTCCTACAACCACAATAATGGTAtagaagcagaaaaagacAAAATATCGCCCACTTCAACTGATGGATCGGATAAGCCAGACATTGAATCTATCAACACCCCTGTTATCATGGTCCCAGCATACCCTTGGACTGTCGTCGCGGGGGACGACGTGGTTTCTAAACTTATATCTCAGTACTTCACTTTCGATTATTTATATGTGTTTCCTCCGATACTTCGATCTAAATTCGTCCATGAGATGACAGTGGGAGAACCCAATGCGGCGACCTGCTGTTCCCCGCTGCTTGTTAACGCTATATGCGCACAACAATAT TGGATCATCTGGGTTCCGTACCACCACGAGATTTGGCTGAGCGGTTCCTAG
- a CDS encoding transposase (similar to Metarhizium robertsii ARSEF 23 XP_007817087.2), which translates to MAPTKANAAFVWRQFIDLGRSNPKKSKRYRCRHCQKDFAATAIGRPKEHLAACEKWQGKQQQERQAQDEAGHPPPYSEAIQKKITEVGVQHISQDESHSFAYDAAAPSACSRAAVGIISSLALSLAGSLLAALLSREFSPTCIRNSSTRFSNALLAQNGSI; encoded by the coding sequence atggcgcccaccaaagctaacGCTGCCTTTGTTTGGCGACAGTTTATCGACCTCGGCCGCTCTAACCCTAAGAAAAGCAAGCGATACAgatgccgtcactgccagaaggactttgcagccactGCTATTGGGAGGCCTAAagagcatctcgctgcgtgtgagaaatggcaaggcaagcagcaacaagagcgtcaggctcaagatgaagctggacatCCTCCCCCATATTCTGAAGCTATACAAAAGAAGATAACCGAGGTCGGAGTTCAGCATATCTCGCAAGACGAGAGTCACAGTTTCGCCTATGATGCCGCCGCCCCTTCAGCCTGTTCGAGAGCCGCCGTTGGCATTATTTCTTCACTCGCATTAAGCCTGGCTGGAAGCCTCCTAGCCGCGCTGCTATCACGAGAATTCTCCCCGACTTGTATCAGGAACTCCTCGACGAGGTTTTCCAACGCATTACTAGCTCAGAATGGTTCAATATAA
- a CDS encoding sensor of mitochondrial dysfunction Rtg2 (similar to Metarhizium acridum CQMa 102 XP_007815045.1), which yields MEAQSDSHDISDFEVIDFPSFSEYSEGDKTPPVSENDAFNRLPDLRISSIEDGHPPWQGHRDKLVGLVDMGSNGIRFSISDLSVGMARILPPVLVYRSSISLYDSQFDSETGEQIPIPVKTIDAVCDALQRFMVICKDIGVPEKYIYLVATEATRLAKNSSELLHAIKSATGKEVELIEKEQEGQIGALGIASGFVTMEGLVMDLGGGSTQITWIISRQGHIRTSTKGSFSFPYGAAALTKRLDDIKKGKSTQDADHAVDELRKEMIKNFADAYRRLEIPQVMVEEAQREGGFRIYLSGGGFRGWGYLLLYLNQSQGQHYPISIINGYTVGREQFEDTKTIVRESCDLPV from the exons ATGGAGGCTCAATCCGATAGCCATGACATCTCAGACTTTGAAGTGATCGATTTCCCCAGTTTTTCCGAGTATTCCGAAGGCGACAAAACTCCACCAGTATCGGAGAATGATGCATTCAACCGGCTGCCAGACCTTCGGATCTCTTCTATAGAGGATGGGCATCCGCCTTGGCAGGGCCACAGGGACAAGCTCGTCGGCCTCGTAGATATGGGAAG CAATGGAATCCGGTTCTCGATCTCAGACCTTTCGGTAGGAATGGCTCGGATTCTCCCCCCAGTCCTAGTATACCGGTCATCAATTTCTCTATATGACTCACAATTTGATTCCGAGACTGGAGAGCAGATACCAATCCCAGTGAAAACTATAGACGCAGTGTGCGATGCACTCCAGCGTTTCATGGTGATATGCAAAGACATTGGTGTCCCTGAAAAGTATATTTACTTGGTAGCGACAGAAGCGACACGTCTCGCCAAAAACTCTTCAGAACTTCTTCATGCCATTAAATCAGCAACTGGAAAGGAGGTTGAGCTTAttgagaaggagcaggaggGTCAAATCGGGGCGTTGGGCATTGCGAGCGGCTTCGTGACTATGGAGGGACTGGTAATGGACCTTGGGGGAGGCAGCACGCAAATCACCTGGATTATCAGCCGTCAAGGCCATATTAGGACCAGCACAAAGGGAAGTTTTAGTTTTCCATATGGAGCTGCGGCCCTCACAAAGAGACTGGATGATAtcaaaaagggaaaaagcACTCAGGATGCCGATCATGCGGTGGATGAACTAAGAAAGGAGATGATCAAAAACTTTGCAGATGCATACCGCCGGCTCGAGATTCCGCAGGTCATGGTAGAAGAGGCGCAGCGTGAGGGCGGATTTCGAATCTATCTGTCTGGGGGCGGATTTCGAGGCTGGGGATACCTTCTGCTCTACCTCAACCAGTCACAGGGCCAACACTATCCCATTTCAATTATCAACGGGTACACTGTCGGCAGGGAACAATTCGAAGATACAAAGACCattgtgagggaatcatgtgacctgcccgtttaa
- a CDS encoding MULE transposase domain-containing protein, which produces MAHPPGVPKPQDTLPVDSADESISDSDECDEIDNSKEWNCRPWEAVFPSDSALLTTTYQSLELLLDKLKEFCVQNGMGLITIRSQKNKAKTRTIKYELICDKSRYYNPRKSIAKIRSTNTTKFAPNCPFKVIVQSVQANNYEWSLRVVSSLHRDHAPSQDLAEHYHWRKLTEEQMNFLEGLCRDKTISTRSVYKQLCQKWPKIVIRRRDVYNWRWKVNQSKRQGYGPANDFVRTLSESKNVWIWGLDWIEDECRFRNAAWGYHKGGKMWQQFSSCLQIDATYKTNCYKMPLVTVVTVSSEKTSMPICYGLLNNEQVPTFEWFLQQLLRFQRAGNIAPPQVIITDKDDQLRDAARHIFPNAQLQLCVFHINSNVVLSIKKWWKKPIDSEIDGDDDDADTADIQEMERGNANVKDTKDIKLGPLPKQVLNTRAGLYLLWRYMVFSRSEDEFNQAWRQLQETFEHQERILKYLKDTYLPLKKEWACCYTRHYRNFGLITTAPAESNHHSLKTYHLSLRSDLPDVEAATASQTADKRQLYKDKIQQANTTIRNLFSGREWLGQLPLNVTRWALDQLSEIHRLMESSLVSKKPLPTCTGSTTAQYGLPCVHKLLELARQHEALKKEDLDPFWYIKRSREIDDPLLQVQRPPMGIPKGRPRNGEPFGSERAIPNHQLAPKASTQSGVQRSARRNYSQFELGSALDEEDAADLQDQQQPRRKRSKTASITTRVTRQQAKGQGDRKNPTEQHYSLEVEEDDKITELLFAKGKEKEKVGDSITVATD; this is translated from the coding sequence ATGGCGCACCCTCCAGGCGTTCCTAAACCGCAGGATACGCTACCTGTCGATTCGGCGGATGAGTCTATTAGCGACTCCGATGAATGTGACGAGATCGACAACTCTAAGGAGTGGAATTGTCGACCGTGGGAGGCGGTCTTTCCGTCGGACTCTGCTCTTCTGACAACAACTTATCAATCTCTTGAGTTACTCCTTGATAAGCTCAAAGAGTTTTGTGTTCAGAATGGGATGGGCCTTATCACGATACGAAGTCAAAAGAATAAGGCGAAGACTAGAACAATAAAATATGAGCTAATCTGTGACAAGAGTCGGTATTACAACCCTAGGAAATCAATAGCCAAAATACGGAGCACGAATACAACAAAGTTTGCTCCCAACTGCCCATTCAAAGTCATTGTTCAATCCGTCCAGGCTAATAACTACGAATGGTCCCTGAGAGTTGTCAGCTCCCTTCATCGAGACCACGCGCCATCGCAAGATCTTGCCGAGCACTACCACTGGAGAAAATTAACGGAAGAACAAATGAACTTTCTGGAAGGTCTTTGTCGTGACAAGACCATCTCCACTCGGTCTGTTTACAAGCAACTCTGTCAAAAGTGGCCTAAGATTGTTATTCGCAGGAGAGATGTTTataactggcgatggaaagtcaaccaaaGCAAACGTCAAGGGTACGGTCCTGCCAACGACTTTGTACGGACGCTTTCTGAGTCGAAGAATGTGTGGATATGGGGGTTAGACTGGATTGAGGACGAATGCCGCTTTAGAAATGCTGCTTGGGGATATCATAAAGGTGGGAAAATGTGGCAacaattctcgtcatgtctccagaTTGATGCGACATATAAGACTAACTGCTATAAAATGCCCTTGGTTACTGTTGTAACCGTATCATCAGAGAAGACTTCCATGCCAATATGCTATGGTCTTCTCAACAACGAGCAAGTTCCTACTTTTGAgtggttcctccaacagctATTAAGATTCCAACGAGCGGGCAACATCGCTCCCCCACAGGTTATTATCACGGACAAAGACGATCAGTTGCGTGATGCGGCACGGCACATCTTCCCCAACGCGCAACTTCAGCTTTGCGTTTTCCATATTAACAGTAATGTGGTCTTATCCATCAAGAAATGGTGGAAGAAACCCATCGACTCAGAAatagatggagatgatgacgatgcagatACTGCTGATATCCAGGAGATGGAACGTGGGAACGCTAACGTTAAAGACACAAAGGATATAAAACTTGGTCCTCTTCCCAAACAAGTATTAAATACTCGGGCTGGTCTGTACCTCCTCTGGAGATATATGGTATTTAGCAGATcggaggacgagttcaatcaagcatggcggcaacttcaagagacCTTTGAACACCAAGAGCGAATTTTGAAGTATCTCAAGGACACATACTTGCCTTTGAAGAAAGAGTGGGCCTGCTGCTATACTCGCCATTATCGGAACTTCGGTCTGATTACGACAGCACCAGCCGAGTCAAACCATCATTCTCTAAAGACATACCACCTATCCCTTCGGTCCGACCTCCCTGATGTTGAGGCAGCAACAGCTAGTCAGACAGCGGATAAACGTCAGCTGtataaagacaaaatacaacaagcGAACACCACTATTCGGAACCTGTTCTCCggaagagagtggcttggTCAGCTGCCTCTAAACGTCACTCGTTGGGCGCTAGACCAGCTTAGCGAGATCCACAGACTGATGGAATCAAGCCTGGTCTCTAAGAAGCCCTTGCCAACTTGTACAGGCTCTACTACGGCTCAAtacggcttgccttgtgtgCATAAACTCTTAGAGTTAGCTCGTCAACATGAGGcactgaagaaggaagacttggatccattttggtATATCAAACgatctcgagaaattgacgaccctcttcttcaagtacAACGTCCTCCGATGGGCATACCTAAGGGTCGGCCACGgaatggcgaaccatttggcaGCGAACGTGCGATTCCTAatcatcaacttgcgccCAAAGCGTCAACACAAAGCGGCGTACAGAGGTCAGCACGTCGCAActactctcaattcgagctaGGGTCAGcccttgacgaggaagacgcagcTGActtacaagaccaacaacagcctcggcgaaaACGGAGTAAGACTGCTTCAATCACAACTCGAGTtactcgtcaacaggcaaagggACAGGGAGACAGGAAGAATCCAACTGAACAGCATTATTCtttggaggtggaggaggacgaTAAAATAACAGAGTTATTGTTTGCgaagggaaaggaaaaggagaaggtTGGCGATAGCATTACTGTTGCAACGGATTAG